Part of the Toxorhynchites rutilus septentrionalis strain SRP unplaced genomic scaffold, ASM2978413v1 HiC_scaffold_38, whole genome shotgun sequence genome, TACACATAGCTGGTGTTACTGGTGCAGATAGAAAACTTTCAATTAGTAAAAATTGTATCTGCTGAGGGAATTGGGGGTACATGAAATCAGGGTTTAAAAATATTGTTACgccaaatgttttgaaattgcatgaaacgtcgagatttacctCAAAACATTTGACCCAACCAACAAAAAAGATGTTAATTTGTGTGGTATATCTTCATCCGGACCGACTTCGCGATTTTGAGTAGATCAACACATCAATTCGATTTTTTGGGTCTTATCGACGATGAATGGTAATGATGATATATTTGTTGTCGGTGATTTCAACCTGGctacagaacgggaatcgaacccgaacccccggcatgttaggtttgacgctaaccactcggccacgggagcaaagggttaaatatcgTCAATTTGTCTTAAAAATATCGACCAggctatttaaaaaatatgtttttttaaatcaaatacTCGTAAAAATGGATCAAAAAAGTGTATATAACCATCTACGGCCTTTGGTTCGAACCTCAAAAATGTCTATTATAGGaaccttttttgaaatcgagaataaaataaatctataaatctacGTTTCGTGCCATGTGGAGTGTATACGATACACTCTGCACTTTCCGTTCAGGTCACATTGAAAAACaaagaattattaaaaaaaaatattgtaagtcAAACATTGTCTGCATGcatattaaatattttttttcctgctaATAATAGTTTtgtattattgaaaaaatgaaagttATCGTctcaacgatttttttcatctttgaAGAGTGGGTCGTATACGCCACACGCGACCTGgatggaaaattttcaaaaattgccACGGCACGGAATGAGTTAAGGACTATAAAGAACTTTGTAACACATAATGGTCATATTTACCTGAAAAGATTCTAGTGGAACATCGTGAGCTTGTATAAGTTGCCAGAAGCAAAATTGCTCAAACGTCTCGAATTCGAGACTTTTTCGAATCACACCAATTATGTTATCGTTGTTTAATATAACGAGCTTTCCTTGAGTCACACTGAATATAACATCACGTAAATTTGTTGCATCAACGGCTCCTATGAATAATTCAAAAATATCCGTGTTGTTTATCATTACACCTCTGTACTCTTTGAATAAGTCCGGCAGTATCCAAAAGAACATTTCCGAATCTGTTTTTTCCAACATGGTGAGGTCCTGCTTCAATTGACACTCGAATTCAGAGTTGATAAGTGTACAGAAATATTTATAAACGCTGCCTTTCAATGTAGAAGTTGAGTTTTCCTTCCGCCGTGCTTGTAATTTCGCATAAACTTTGAGGAAATGTAGTAATAAATAGCCGATGCTTGGTATCTGATTACATGTAGCTATTAATAAATTTATCACATATCTTTTACATTTTTCCTCCGTGTGATACAGCACTTTGAAAAGACAACATAACGGATGACTAATACTTTCTGAAAGGCATTCGTCAGATTTAGATTCCGGATATATTGAACAATCATCTAATGTTTGTTTTAGCGTAGATATGATTCTTTCATGAATATACAGCTCTTGTTCCACGCTGAGGAGGCATGACGGCGCATTGAGTGACATTAGAATTGATTCAAAGTCATCAGATTTTTGTGATAAAACGAAGGCATCTATGAATTGTAACAAATCCTCGGGAAGCGATTGGATGACTGGTTTTTCCATTCTCATTACCTAAAAAAAAGGTTGGtgtatttaatttaataaatccAAACAAAAACTCGAACAACGGAGATTTCATCCCATGCTCATGTTCAGcaataatcattgctttaaaacatttcttctgatgtgatttatttACACTTACTTTAGAAAGTGGTAAGTCGTCGTCATCAGACGGTTCATCCTTTGTATTCATTATTCTAGTGTTATCATCCTCGTCATCACTGAATTTTTGTAACTCTACTGTCGCATTATAGCTTACATACTCTGGACAAATATTCCAAAAATCCTTGCTAGAATCTGTGGGTTGAAGAACGATTAACGTAGGAAAATATTTGTTATCAATATATCGATTTACCACTTGGAAAATTTTGCTCTTCATCTGTAACTATTTTTACAGGGTTCGCCGCGCTGAATGAATTAGGAGAAGCAGGTGTGAATGCGAAAAACTCTCGAAAATTTTCTCGTAGCATTGTTTTCAATTCACGATCTAATTTAACAGACTCCAACAATGGTAAAAGGTTTGGTATAACCTGAAATATCGAGATATATTGTCTGTAAACATATTGTTATTTCTATACCTGTTTCTCGAGAATAATTCGTAATGAATTATAAATTCCAGC contains:
- the LOC129782117 gene encoding integrator complex subunit 3 homolog, with the protein product MYQDWFQEKYFTTPESHSLRSDLIRFIIGAIHPTNDMLCSDIIPRWAVIGWLLTSCTNAVAQANAKLALFYDWLFFDPLKDNIMNIEPGILVMYHSIKNHPLVSCTLLDFLCRIMKNFYPRGEDKVRAGIYNSLRIILEKQVIPNLLPLLESVKLDRELKTMLRENFREFFAFTPASPNSFSAANPVKIVTDEEQNFPSDSSKDFWNICPEYVSYNATVELQKFSDDEDDNTRIMNTKDEPSDDDDLPLSKVMRMEKPVIQSLPEDLLQFIDAFVLSQKSDDFESILMSLNAPSCLLSVEQELYIHERIISTLKQTLDDCSIYPESKSDECLSESISHPLCCLFKVLYHTEEKCKRYVINLLIATCNQIPSIGYLLLHFLKVYAKLQARRKENSTSTLKGSVYKYFCTLINSEFECQLKQDLTMLEKTDSEMFFWILPDLFKEYRGVMINNTDIFELFIGAVDATNLRDVIFSVTQGKLVILNNDNIIGVIRKSLEFETFEQFCFWQLIQAHDVPLESFQDILPELDPTLHAEALTYILLLLKNEKPSTSLMKCLLSRDSRCKADAFVISVLRCWCDEYESKLSEIIAGLLTSRYPSCSPNKRKRPLKASPSQSCTPTSEQILHHLEHFRRSCRHGNGTGTGLYVQNEMQRSLQQAFAHSTDSQKKYFADLFALAAEDETIGTIGRRSTSSRGRKVVANKKDPSPFNNNAKKTQDTYASDDSTDDDWSKHKTGKRRKKAFSDSD